Sequence from the Natronomonas marina genome:
AGGTGAGTTCCTTGAACGACCGGGCGAACATCGCCCCGAGGAACGTCGTCGACAGGAAGAGCAGCGCCAGCGGGACGACCGCCAGCACCGACAGCGGGCCCGCCTGCCCGCCGAGGACCCACAGCCCCGCGACGATGGTCGCCGCGATTGCCATCGCGGCCGCGAAGTACGGCAGCGTCTTCCCGAAGACGATTTCGGTGGGGCTGACGGGCGAAACGAGCAGCAACTCGCCGCGGCGGTCGAGTCGCTCCGACAGCATCGAACTCCCGTAGGCCTGGATGACGAAGTTCAACGGCAGCACGAAGAGGAAGGCCAACACGAGCGACTGGAAGGGGAAGGGCGGGGAGATGTCCGACGGCGACCCGGAGGTGCCGGCCGTCCCGAAGAGGTCGAAGGCGCCGAGCGAGGGCGCCCCCACCTGGCCGCCGTCGTCGCCGGTGCCGCCCGTCGAGGGCAGGCCGCCACTGCCGCCGTCGCCGCCACCGGTGCCGTCACCTCCGCCACCGCCGCCGTTGCCGTCGCCGCCATCGTCGCCGGTGCCGGCGCCGGCGGTCCCACCGACACCGTCCCGCTCGACGAACTCCAGGGAGACGACGACGGGGAAGGCGGCCGTCTCGTTGTCCTCCAGGCGCATCCGTCCCTCGTTGTACTGCGCGACGGCCTCCCGGAAGGCGGCAACTGCGGCGCGACTCTTGTCGGTCGGTTCGCCGCCGCGTCTGGCGAGGTAGATTCGCGTCCGGTCGGACCTGCTTGCGATGTAGATGTCGTACCCCTCGTCGACCCGGAGTCGGCCGTCCGCAATCGCCTCGGGGTCGGGGTCGCGCACCGCGAAGGTGGGATCCTCGGCGACGGGGTCGTGGAAGGGGCTGTCCTCGTCAACGCCGACCCGGTAGATGCCGTCCTCGATGGCGACACCTCCGACCAGGCCGACGACGCCGAACGCGACGACGAAGGCGGCCGCGGCCACGACCACGGCGACGGCGCCGCGGTCGAAGCCGCC
This genomic interval carries:
- a CDS encoding ABC transporter permease, translated to MRPRKLLRIARWETTKGVGGFDRGAVAVVVAAAAFVVAFGVVGLVGGVAIEDGIYRVGVDEDSPFHDPVAEDPTFAVRDPDPEAIADGRLRVDEGYDIYIASRSDRTRIYLARRGGEPTDKSRAAVAAFREAVAQYNEGRMRLEDNETAAFPVVVSLEFVERDGVGGTAGAGTGDDGGDGNGGGGGGDGTGGGDGGSGGLPSTGGTGDDGGQVGAPSLGAFDLFGTAGTSGSPSDISPPFPFQSLVLAFLFVLPLNFVIQAYGSSMLSERLDRRGELLLVSPVSPTEIVFGKTLPYFAAAMAIAATIVAGLWVLGGQAGPLSVLAVVPLALLFLSTTFLGAMFARSFKELTFVSVTVSTLLTTYAFVPAIFTGTSPVAFVSPLTVAVRDLTGAGVSPGQFLFATAPATLVAGVCFLLGLGVYREEDLFTQRPVHRKALDALAGRIRRPRSLALVVALLVPFVFVAELLAVALLFALPVGLSIPLVFGTIAVIEELAKGLPIYAGFLAGRYGRTLGAAVAAGGSAGVGFFLAEKLSVLVQVVGLPGTAVADAAFQTGLGTNSPAVVALLAVAPLALHVVTATVSAVGASRGRTAFAVSLAAAILLHLAYNVAVVSRLV